One segment of Cinclus cinclus chromosome 30, bCinCin1.1, whole genome shotgun sequence DNA contains the following:
- the TSFM gene encoding elongation factor Ts, mitochondrial isoform X3 encodes MWRWRRGMSRMKRGRGGLCGSQGVFGAAGAKQSRPWAGGLRSWVWSVSSPCPSGREAVMGDTGMTLSLPIWPPQAEAWLEAESRRRGWARAAAPGAHRAREGLVGVLSEGSAAVMVEVNCETDFVARTPDFQQLVEMAAKGVLGHCQGASGTKHLLREDELAQLRAGDGGDLLSDHLALAMGRLGERLALRRAGWLRAPGGFVATYAHGWVPPGPPVAMGTYGALVACGGPGPGPLPPELQELGRRVAQHVVGMAPTALGTPEDELGGDTETRLLAQGSLLEPGVPLGRYLRERGGLQVWDFLRFQCGEEVPEESPLEPSAPPA; translated from the exons ATGTGGCGTTGGCGGCGGGGGATGAGCAGGATGAAAAGGGGGCGGGGGGGACTCTGCGGGTCACAGGGTGTCTTTGGGGCAGCTGGAGCAAAGCAGAGCCGTCCCTGGGCGGGAGGGCTGCGGAGTTGGGTCTGGTCTGTGTCCTCCCCGTGTCCCTCAGGCCGAGAGGCAGTgatgggggacactgggatgacCCTGTCCCTTCCCATTTGGCCCCCCCAGGCCGAGGCGTGGCTCGAGGCTGAGTCGCGCCGCCGGGGCTGGGCCCGAGCTGCGGCCCCCGGGGCTCACCGGGCACGGGAGGGGCTCGTGGGGGTCCTGAGCGAGGGCTCGGCCGCCGTCATGGTGGAG GTGAATTGCGAGACGGATTTCGTGGCACGGACCCCTGACTTCCAGCAACTTGTGGAGATGGCAGCCAAAGGGGTtctggggcactgccagggggcCTCAGGCACCAAG CACCTGCTGCGAGAAGATGAACTGGCCCAGCTGCGTGCAGGGGATGGGGGGGACCTGTTGAGTGACCACTTGGCACTGGCTATGG gCCGCCTGGGTGAGCGCCTGGCCCTGCGCCGGGCTGGCTGGCTCCGGGCCCCCGGTGGCTTCGTGGCCACCTACGCTCATGGCTGGGTGCCCCCAGGGCCCCCCGTGGCCATGGGCACCTATGGGGCCCTGGTGGCCTGTGGGGGGCCAGGCCCGGGGCCCCTCCCACCCGAGCTGCAGGAGTTGGGGCGCAGGGTGGCCCAGCACGTGgtgggaatggctcccactgccctggggacccCCGAGGATGAGCTGGGGGGTGACACAGAGACAcggctgctggcacaggggtCCCTCCTGGAGCCGGGGGTCCCCCTGGGCCGGTACCTGCGGGAGCGAGGGGGCCTCCAGGTCTGGGACTTCCTGCGCTTCCAGTGCGGGGAGGAGGTCCCCGAGGAGTCCCCCCTGGAGCCCTCGGCCCCCCCAGCCTGA
- the SLC11A2 gene encoding natural resistance-associated macrophage protein 2, with protein MGNSDMERKASYEDVSGESGGLGGVVSTISSSRSPLQPPETDDGEPFTTYFDSKIPIPEDETHSCFSFRKLWAFTGPGFLMSIAYLDPGNIESDLQSGAVAGFKLLWVLLLATIIGLLLQRLAARLGVVTGLHLAEVCNRQYQKFPRIILWLMVELAIIGSDMQEVIGSAIAINLLSVGKIPLWGGVLITIADTFVFLFLDKYGLRKLEAFFGLLITIMALTFGYEYVTVKPNQEKLLQGLFIPYCRDCGTPQLEQAVGIVGAVIMPHNMYLHSALVKSRQVNRADKREVREANKYFFIESCIALFVSFIINIFVVTVFAEAFFNKTNADVNQVCVNSSSPHSSLFPNNNETLEVDIYKGGVVLGCYFGPAALYIWAIGILAAGQSSTMTGTYSGQFVMEGFLNLRWSRFARVLLTRSIAVTPTLFVAIFQDVEHLTGMNDFLNVLMSLQLPFALIPVLTFTSLPSVMHDFANGLFWKVAGGLLILLICCINMYFVVAYVMSLHNLGLYIGAAVLSIIYLSFVAYLTWLCLIALGASFLACGNTDHLGFAAHPELFLLGRVDSDPSVTR; from the exons ATGGGGAACTCGGACATGGAGCGGAAAGCATCCTATG AGGATGTCTCTGGGGAGTCTGGGGGTCTCGGGGGGGTGGTCAGCACCATCTCCAGCAGCCGGAgccccctgcagccccctgaGACCGACGATGGAGAGCCCTTCACCACCTACTTTGACAGCAAGATCCCAATCCCTGAGGATGAGACA CATTCCTGCTTCAGCTTCCGCAAGCTGTGGGCGTTCACGGGGCCGGGGTTCCTGATGAGCATCGCCTACCTGGACCCTGGCAACATCGAGTCTGACCTGCAGTCTGGGGCTGTCGCGGGCTTCAAG ctcctgtgggtgctgctgctggccaccATCAtcgggctgctgctgcagcgGCTGGCAGCACGGCTGGGAGTGGTCACAGGGCTGCACCTGGCTGAGGTCTGCAACCGCCAGTACCAGAAG TTCCCTCGGATCATCCTGTGGCTGATGGTGGAGCTCGCCATCATCGGCTCCGACATGCAGGAGGTCATTGGCTCTGCCATCGCCATCAACCTGCTGTCCGTGGGGAA GATCCCGCTCTGGGGGGGAGTGCTCATCACCATCGCTGACACCTTCGTTTTCCTCTTCCTGGACAAATATG GCTTGCGGAAGCTGGAGGCGTTTTTTGGGCTCCTCATCACCATCATGGCCCTGACCTTCGGATACGAG TATGTGACGGTGAAGCCCAaccaggagaagctgctgcaggggtTGTTCATCCCCTACTGCCGGGACTGTGGCACACCACAGCTGGAGCAGGCCGTGGGCATCGTGGGCGCCGTCATCATGCCCCACAACATGTACCTGCACTCTGCCCTGGTCAAG TCCCGGCAGGTGAACCGCGCAGACAAGCGGGAGGTGCGAGAAGCcaacaaatatttcttcatcGAGTCGTGCATCGCTCTCTTCGTCTCCTTCATCATCAACATCTTCGTGGTGACCGTCTTCGCCGAGGCCTTCTTCAACAAGACCAATGCGGACGTG AACCAGGTCTGTGTTAACTCCAGCAGCCCCCACTCCTCACTCTTCCCCAACAACAATGAGACACTGGAGGTGGACATCTACAAGGGG GGCGTAGTTCTGGGGTGCTACTTCGGCCCTGCTGCCCTCTACATCTGGGCCATCGGGATCCTGGCAGCCGGGCAGAGCTCCACCATGACGGGCACCTACTCGGGCCAGTTCGTCATGGAG GGCTTTCTGAACCTGCGCTGGTCCCGCTTTGCCCGGGTGCTGCTCACACGCTCCATTGCTGTCACCCCTACCCTCTTCGTGGCCATCTTCCAGGATGTGGAGCACCTCACGGGCATGAACGACTTCCTCAACGTCCTCATGAGCCTCCAG CTCCCGTTCGCGCTGATCCCGGTGCTCACCTTCACCAGCCTGCCCAGCGTCATGCACGACTTTGCCAATGGCCT GTTCTGGAAGGTGGCCGGGggcctcctcatcctcctcatctgTTGTATTAACATGTACTTCGTGGTGGCCTACGTGATGTCCCTGCACAACCTGGGGCTGTACATTggggctgctgtgctcagcatcATCTACCTGTCCTTCGTGGCGTACCTG ACGTGGCTGTGCCTCATTGCCCTGGGTGCCTCCTTCCTGGCCTGCGGGAACACG GATCATCTGGGCTTCGCTGCCCACCCCGAGCTCTTCCTCCTCGGCCGCGTCGATTCCGACCCATCCGTCACCAGGTGA
- the TSFM gene encoding elongation factor Ts, mitochondrial isoform X4 yields MQRAALGALGGAARASPGRWFSAAPPALRDLRELRARTGQPVMRCREALERAGGDLRQAEAWLEAESRRRGWARAAAPGAHRAREGLVGVLSEGSAAVMVEVNCETDFVARTPDFQQLVEMAAKGVLGHCQGASGTKHLLREDELAQLRAGDGGDLLSDHLALAMGRLGERLALRRAGWLRAPGGFVATYAHGWVPPGPPVAMGTYGALVACGGPGPGPLPPELQELGRRVAQHVVGMAPTALGTPEDELGGDTETRLLAQGSLLEPGVPLGRYLRERGGLQVWDFLRFQCGEEVPEESPLEPSAPPA; encoded by the exons ATGCAGCGCGCGGCGCTGGGCGCGCTCGGGGGGGCGGCGCGG GCCTCCCCGGGCCGCTGGTTCAGCGCGGCCCCCCCGGCACTGCGGGACCTGCGGGAGCTGCGGGCGCGCACGGGGCAGCCGGTGATGCGCTGCCGGGAGGCGCTGGAGCGGGCGGGGGGCGACCTGCGGCAG GCCGAGGCGTGGCTCGAGGCTGAGTCGCGCCGCCGGGGCTGGGCCCGAGCTGCGGCCCCCGGGGCTCACCGGGCACGGGAGGGGCTCGTGGGGGTCCTGAGCGAGGGCTCGGCCGCCGTCATGGTGGAG GTGAATTGCGAGACGGATTTCGTGGCACGGACCCCTGACTTCCAGCAACTTGTGGAGATGGCAGCCAAAGGGGTtctggggcactgccagggggcCTCAGGCACCAAG CACCTGCTGCGAGAAGATGAACTGGCCCAGCTGCGTGCAGGGGATGGGGGGGACCTGTTGAGTGACCACTTGGCACTGGCTATGG gCCGCCTGGGTGAGCGCCTGGCCCTGCGCCGGGCTGGCTGGCTCCGGGCCCCCGGTGGCTTCGTGGCCACCTACGCTCATGGCTGGGTGCCCCCAGGGCCCCCCGTGGCCATGGGCACCTATGGGGCCCTGGTGGCCTGTGGGGGGCCAGGCCCGGGGCCCCTCCCACCCGAGCTGCAGGAGTTGGGGCGCAGGGTGGCCCAGCACGTGgtgggaatggctcccactgccctggggacccCCGAGGATGAGCTGGGGGGTGACACAGAGACAcggctgctggcacaggggtCCCTCCTGGAGCCGGGGGTCCCCCTGGGCCGGTACCTGCGGGAGCGAGGGGGCCTCCAGGTCTGGGACTTCCTGCGCTTCCAGTGCGGGGAGGAGGTCCCCGAGGAGTCCCCCCTGGAGCCCTCGGCCCCCCCAGCCTGA
- the TSFM gene encoding elongation factor Ts, mitochondrial isoform X1 → MWRWRRGMSRMKRGRGGLCGSQGVFGAAGAKQSRPWAGGLRSWVWSVSSPCPSGREAVMGDTGMTLSLPIWPPQAEAWLEAESRRRGWARAAAPGAHRAREGLVGVLSEGSAAVMVEVSDGVWGDPSFPGGVSMSPGSLCSPQVNCETDFVARTPDFQQLVEMAAKGVLGHCQGASGTKHLLREDELAQLRAGDGGDLLSDHLALAMGRLGERLALRRAGWLRAPGGFVATYAHGWVPPGPPVAMGTYGALVACGGPGPGPLPPELQELGRRVAQHVVGMAPTALGTPEDELGGDTETRLLAQGSLLEPGVPLGRYLRERGGLQVWDFLRFQCGEEVPEESPLEPSAPPA, encoded by the exons ATGTGGCGTTGGCGGCGGGGGATGAGCAGGATGAAAAGGGGGCGGGGGGGACTCTGCGGGTCACAGGGTGTCTTTGGGGCAGCTGGAGCAAAGCAGAGCCGTCCCTGGGCGGGAGGGCTGCGGAGTTGGGTCTGGTCTGTGTCCTCCCCGTGTCCCTCAGGCCGAGAGGCAGTgatgggggacactgggatgacCCTGTCCCTTCCCATTTGGCCCCCCCAGGCCGAGGCGTGGCTCGAGGCTGAGTCGCGCCGCCGGGGCTGGGCCCGAGCTGCGGCCCCCGGGGCTCACCGGGCACGGGAGGGGCTCGTGGGGGTCCTGAGCGAGGGCTCGGCCGCCGTCATGGTGGAGGTGAGTGACGGGGTTTGGGGAGATCCCAGTTTCCCCGGGGGGGTCTCCatgtccccagggtcactgtGTTCCCCACAGGTGAATTGCGAGACGGATTTCGTGGCACGGACCCCTGACTTCCAGCAACTTGTGGAGATGGCAGCCAAAGGGGTtctggggcactgccagggggcCTCAGGCACCAAG CACCTGCTGCGAGAAGATGAACTGGCCCAGCTGCGTGCAGGGGATGGGGGGGACCTGTTGAGTGACCACTTGGCACTGGCTATGG gCCGCCTGGGTGAGCGCCTGGCCCTGCGCCGGGCTGGCTGGCTCCGGGCCCCCGGTGGCTTCGTGGCCACCTACGCTCATGGCTGGGTGCCCCCAGGGCCCCCCGTGGCCATGGGCACCTATGGGGCCCTGGTGGCCTGTGGGGGGCCAGGCCCGGGGCCCCTCCCACCCGAGCTGCAGGAGTTGGGGCGCAGGGTGGCCCAGCACGTGgtgggaatggctcccactgccctggggacccCCGAGGATGAGCTGGGGGGTGACACAGAGACAcggctgctggcacaggggtCCCTCCTGGAGCCGGGGGTCCCCCTGGGCCGGTACCTGCGGGAGCGAGGGGGCCTCCAGGTCTGGGACTTCCTGCGCTTCCAGTGCGGGGAGGAGGTCCCCGAGGAGTCCCCCCTGGAGCCCTCGGCCCCCCCAGCCTGA
- the TSFM gene encoding elongation factor Ts, mitochondrial isoform X2, with the protein MQRAALGALGGAARASPGRWFSAAPPALRDLRELRARTGQPVMRCREALERAGGDLRQAEAWLEAESRRRGWARAAAPGAHRAREGLVGVLSEGSAAVMVEVSDGVWGDPSFPGGVSMSPGSLCSPQVNCETDFVARTPDFQQLVEMAAKGVLGHCQGASGTKHLLREDELAQLRAGDGGDLLSDHLALAMGRLGERLALRRAGWLRAPGGFVATYAHGWVPPGPPVAMGTYGALVACGGPGPGPLPPELQELGRRVAQHVVGMAPTALGTPEDELGGDTETRLLAQGSLLEPGVPLGRYLRERGGLQVWDFLRFQCGEEVPEESPLEPSAPPA; encoded by the exons ATGCAGCGCGCGGCGCTGGGCGCGCTCGGGGGGGCGGCGCGG GCCTCCCCGGGCCGCTGGTTCAGCGCGGCCCCCCCGGCACTGCGGGACCTGCGGGAGCTGCGGGCGCGCACGGGGCAGCCGGTGATGCGCTGCCGGGAGGCGCTGGAGCGGGCGGGGGGCGACCTGCGGCAG GCCGAGGCGTGGCTCGAGGCTGAGTCGCGCCGCCGGGGCTGGGCCCGAGCTGCGGCCCCCGGGGCTCACCGGGCACGGGAGGGGCTCGTGGGGGTCCTGAGCGAGGGCTCGGCCGCCGTCATGGTGGAGGTGAGTGACGGGGTTTGGGGAGATCCCAGTTTCCCCGGGGGGGTCTCCatgtccccagggtcactgtGTTCCCCACAGGTGAATTGCGAGACGGATTTCGTGGCACGGACCCCTGACTTCCAGCAACTTGTGGAGATGGCAGCCAAAGGGGTtctggggcactgccagggggcCTCAGGCACCAAG CACCTGCTGCGAGAAGATGAACTGGCCCAGCTGCGTGCAGGGGATGGGGGGGACCTGTTGAGTGACCACTTGGCACTGGCTATGG gCCGCCTGGGTGAGCGCCTGGCCCTGCGCCGGGCTGGCTGGCTCCGGGCCCCCGGTGGCTTCGTGGCCACCTACGCTCATGGCTGGGTGCCCCCAGGGCCCCCCGTGGCCATGGGCACCTATGGGGCCCTGGTGGCCTGTGGGGGGCCAGGCCCGGGGCCCCTCCCACCCGAGCTGCAGGAGTTGGGGCGCAGGGTGGCCCAGCACGTGgtgggaatggctcccactgccctggggacccCCGAGGATGAGCTGGGGGGTGACACAGAGACAcggctgctggcacaggggtCCCTCCTGGAGCCGGGGGTCCCCCTGGGCCGGTACCTGCGGGAGCGAGGGGGCCTCCAGGTCTGGGACTTCCTGCGCTTCCAGTGCGGGGAGGAGGTCCCCGAGGAGTCCCCCCTGGAGCCCTCGGCCCCCCCAGCCTGA